The sequence below is a genomic window from Sorangiineae bacterium MSr12523.
TCGGTGGCGAAGTCCCCCGAAGCAAGTTCGGTCGCCGCGCGCTGCAGGAGGGAAGCAACGAGACCATCGACGTGGTGAACATCGTGCGTACGGTGACGCGCTCCGCGGCCAGCGTCACGATACCGGGCCAGGCGCCGTATCAACTCGCCATGGCCATCGACCGGGCGCGCTCCGAACGCGGTCCCGTTTTCTTGTCGCTTCCGCTGGACGTGGCCATCGCTCCGGTTCCGGCGGTCCAATTCGCGCGCCCGCCGCGGCCACGCCCCAAGCTCGAGGGGGCGCGGCTCGAGGATGCCGCACACGCCCTCCGAAAGGCCGAGCGCCCTCTCCTTCTCGTAGGCTCCGGCGCACGGAGAGCCGCCGGCGAAGTTCGAGCTATGGCGGAGACTCTGCGGATTCCCGTGATCACGTCACCCAAGGCCAAAGGAATCGTGCCCGAAAGCGCTCCCTATTGCCTTGGAGTCTTTGGTTACGGAGGCCACGTTTCGGCCCTCGAGCACCTCCAGCAGAATCCGCCGGACGTCGTGCTCGCATTGGGCTGCGGCCTCACCGAGCCCAGTACGAACAGCTGGTCCACACTGTTGCAAGCCTCGCGCACGATGATCCAAGTGGATATCGACCCGACGCAATTTGGGCGGAACTACCGCGCCGATCTCGCCCTCGAGGCCGACGTGGAGGACGTGGTGCGCGAACTTCGCGTGCGGCTCGCCGGTCGCGCTCCGTGGGGAGGCCCCCTCCGTGGCGTGCGGTACTTCGAGCCGGAAAAGCTCGAGCAGGATCGGAGCCCGCTCCCTCCCGCGCGAATCCTGCGCGTACTCCAAGAGGAAATGCCACCGAGCACGGTCTATACGTCCGACATTGGGGAGCATCTTCTGTTCGCGCTGCACTATTTGCAATTGTCCTTGCCGGATCAATTCATTGCTTCGTACGCGCTCGGATCCATGGGCTCGGGCATCTGCGCGGCCATCGGTGCAAAGCTCGCCGCGCCGGAGCGAAACGTGGTTGCCATCTGCGGCGACTACGGTTTCCAGATGTACGGTATGGACCTCAACACCTGCGTGCAGGAACGCCTCGGCGTCGTCTTCGTGGTGATGAACGATGACCGAATGCGCATGGTCGAAGCGGGCGTCGAGCGCATCTACAAGCGCACCTTTCCGATGCACGGCCCGCGGGTCAACTTCGCCGAAATCGCACGCGCCCACGGCGCCCAGGGCTTCGTCGCAACCACCGTCGAGGAGCTGCGCACCGCCGCAAGGAGCATCCGCCCGAGCATCCCCACGGTCATCGACGTCCGCGTCGACCCCACCGCAGCATTTCCAATGAATGCGCGGGTGCAGGAGATCAGCAACTTCACATCGGGTTGACGTGCGGTATCACCCGCCATGCGGCGGTCCGAGCATCACGCAAACGCCACGGCTTGTCGCACACCGACCACGGTATCGATGGCCGCCTTGGGAATGGCACGCGCCCCCACGTCCTTCGTCCACGGCCCCGACCAGGCAAGGTTCACCAGGCCGTACCCAACTTGAAGGACGGGACGCTGGTTCATCATCTCCGTCAGCGCACGACGAACCGGCTCGGTGAGCAGAGACAGCGATATCTCGGCGCCCGTGATCCAAAAGCGATCGTCGAAGGGCTCGACACCCAATTGCCGTTCCGTCGCGAGGCGGAGTGCCCTGGTCAACTTGAAATCCAGGTTCTCTTTCTGGACTCCACAATAGGGAATCGCCTCCGGAATGCTCGTGCGCAATGCGCTCGTAAAGCCATTTGCACTCCCGGGCAGAATCATCTCGATGAACGTGGGCCGCCCCGATTCGTTCGGGAATACCATTCGCGTGGTAAAGATGAGCGGAATATCCTCGACACGGAACTTCGAAATGTAGCCAAAATCGCCCCACCGCTCGAGCCGGGCCCCCGGAGCGAAGTCCTTTAGCCAACTTGCCACCGCGGCACGAAACTCGAGCGAAGGCCGCTCTTCGATGAGCCAGGGACCTTCTTCGGCGGGCGGCGGCGGATTGGGCACCTCGTCCGGGCACCGCCGCAGATTCGGCGCCTCCATGCGTGCGTCCTCGAAAATCGCCAGCAGTGCATCCAGCGCCCCCACGATGTTCACGAGGGATGCCATGTCGCCATCGTCGACGGCTGCGAACGCACGCGGATAGCACTCCGCGATGGCCTCCCGCACGTGAACGGGCAAGAGGCTATGCAGCAGCGGAGAAATTTCCCGCCAAAGGCCCCCGAGAGCCGCCCGCTTTTCCACGATTTGGTTCGTCAGCCCCGCCAACCCGTCTCGGTACATCGTCATCGAGCATGCCGCATCGGCGCCTGCTGGCGCAAGGTGGGCAGCGACCGATGTCCTTTTCGTCACCGCACTCGAACATCGGGCCGAGATCGTTCGCGTCCGCTCAGCCAGCCGCGGATCGACAGCGGCCCCTCCCCACCCAGAACCAAGGCAGCGAGCGCGGCCAAATAGAGCAGATTCGTCTCGTATCCCGGCTCACCGAAATGTGCGCCGGCTGCCGTAACCGATTGGAGCTTGATGGCGCTGAAGCCGTAGGGCAGATGAACCGTGAAGATGGCGACGAGCATGACCACGGCCATCGGTAGGCTGGCAAGCGGGATCCCATACCCCACGAGAACCGCAAGACCTCCGAGGAGCTCTACGGCGATCGTGGCCCACGCCAGCACCGCGGGCGCGGGTGTTCCCAGCGCCGCCAACAGGTGCGCGAAAACATCGGGGCCGCGAACCAGCTTCGCATACCCGTGTGCCAAGAAGCCGTATCCCACGATCAGGCGCAGAGGCAGCGCGGACCAGGACGGCGAGCGCGACATGATGGTCGAGGTCCAGGAGTCGATGAATTTGGGCATCATGGAACCGGGTACGCGGCCGGCGACCGACGGTTTCCTGAAAAGGACGTCATGACGTCACGACGTCGATTTTTCACGAAAACCCTGCCAATTATTGACCATGAGACATCATGACGTCATGATGTCTCGGTGAAGCCCACAGCTCCGCATCGCGGCCCCCTTTATGCACAGATCGAAGATGCCCTTACGGCAAACATGGCGGACGGTACGCTGCCGCAGGGAAGCCAGCTTCCGCCGGAAGACAGCCTCATCGCGCGGTTCAAAGTCAGTCGCACCACGGTTCGACAGGCGATTCAAAATTTAGCGAATCGTGGCCTCGTCGAAATTCGACGTGGCAGAGGAACCTTCGTTGCAAAGTCGAAGATCACCCAAGAGATCACCCATCTCACGGGCTTCGTCGAGGACATGCAGGCTCAGGGTCGCCATCCCACCGCGCGCGTTCTTCAAAAAGAGATCGTCACCGCCACCAAAGGCGTTGCCAAACATCTCGATCTGGCAGAAGGAGCCCGCGTCGTTCGAATCCGCCGCGTACGCCTTGCCGATGGTATTCCCATCTCGCTCGACGAAACGTACCTTCCTCATGCCATCGGCAAGAAGATTCTCTCGAACGACCTGGAAAGGGAGCCCATTTTTGCCTTGCTCGAGCAGAAATATGGAACGCCTCTCATCGAAGCGAAATATACGCTCGAGGCAGTCGTTGCCGAGGCAAGCATCGCGAAAGCGCTCGCCATCGAACCGAAGAGTGCCATTTTCCTAATCGAGCGCACCGTCTACAGCAGCGAACACCGGCCCGTCGATTACGAAAAACTCTATTACCGGGGCGACCAAATTCGTTTCACCACGCGCCTCGCGCGGGCGACGCGAGAGGGCTAAGTTTTCGTGGGGCCGACGATGCTCCAGCAGTGGCCATAGGGATCCACCAGCTTGCCCATGCGGCCGTAGAACTCGTCGTTGAGCGGGCGTAGCACCTTGGCCCCCGCGGCGACAGCGCGGTCGAACCAGCTGTCGGCATCGCTCACCGCGAGCGAAATGGTGGTCGTCGTGCCGCCGAGCGACTTGGGTGTCCGCACGCCCGTGATCTCGACCGGAAATTCGTCGGAGAGCATGATTTCTCCGCCGTTGATTGAAAGCGTGGCATGCCCGAGCTTTCCCTCGTACGGGTAGGTATCGATGATGGTTGCATCGAAAGCGCGTTTGTAGAAATCGAGTGCTGCGTTGCCATCGTGCACGACGAGATACGGGGCGAGGGGCGCGGGCTTTCGTTCGGTCATGGCCATCTCCTGGTGGCCCATCGTACTGACTCCCCTCGACCGAGGCGAGCGGAAGGCTAGCTGATGCTCGCGTCACCCGCGATTATTCGCTGCGCGCATAATGCTTATGTCTTCGATGGGCCTTCGCTTTCTCGATGCCGAGCCCACAATGAATCGACAGAATGACCCTCCAAGAACAACTCGACGACTTCAAGACGAGATTCGAGAACGGGGAGTTTTCGTTCAAGCCTACGCGAACTCAGCTCGACATCATGGATCGGGCCACGTCGGAGCTCATCGACGGCAAAGCCGCAGTGCGTGCGCTCGAAGTCGGCGAGCTCGCACCGAGCTTCGTGTTGAAGGATACGGACGGGCGCACCGTCCGCTCGGAGGACATCCTTGCGCGGGGCCCGCTCGTCGTCAGCTTCTACCGCGGCGTATGGTGCCCATACTCCAACCTGGATCTGCAGGCGCTCGAAGCATCCCGCGCGGCGATCGCAACGCACGGTGCCGAGCTCGTGGCCATCTCTCCGCAGAGCCCCGCCAACAGCCGCATGTCTCAGCGCCAGAACCGCGTCGGATTCCCGATTCTGAGCGATCCGCAGGGCGAGGTGGCCGTCGCATTCAAAGTCCGCTTCGAGCTGCCCGATTACCTCGTAGAACTCTACAAAGGCATCGGCATCAACCTCCCCATCGTGAACGACGATTCGTCCTGGGCACTCCCCATGCCCGCCCGCTACGTGATCGCCTCCGACCGCACGATCGCCTACGCGGAGGTAAGCCCTGACTATACGCGGCGCCCCGATCCTCCCGTGCTTTTGCCGGTATTGGAACGACTCCGCACCGCATCGAGGCATCGATCGTTCTAGATTCGCCCGCGGGAGGAGCCAGGTTTGCCGTCGGAGGTAAATCCATGTTCCTGTCGCGTCGATCGGTCCTTGCGGCCACCACCACGTTCCTTCCCCTGCCCTTCGCAGCCGCGTGCACGGCACCGCGCGCGCACTCGGGCTCGTCGACGACGGCGGCCCCTCGTAAACTGCGCGTCGGTTTTGCGATCAGTGAGGGCTTCAACGTCATGGATATGGCGGGGCCTTGGGAGACGTTTCAGGACGTCGTCGTTCGTGACGAGATGGCTTGCGAGCTCACGACCGTGGCGGGATCGCACGCGCTCGTCGAGGGCACGGGCGGCATGCGCGTCGAGGCGCGTTGGTCGTATGCCGACGCGCCGCAGTTCGATGTGATCGTCGTGGGCGCACAGAAAGGCGGCCCGGCGCTCCACGAGTGGCTGCGCGCACAGGCGAAGGGCGCGCGCGTGATCATGTCGGTGTGCACAGGGGCCTTTCAGCTCGCGCGCGCCGGACTCCTTCATGGAAGATCCGCAACCACGCACCACGATTACTACGACGCATTCGAGCGTGAGTTCACCCATGTGAAGCTCGTGCGGGGCCCGCGCTTCGTCGACGAAGGCTCGGTGTGCTCGGCGGGTGGCATCACCTCGGGCGTGCACCTCGCGATCCATGTGGTCGCACGCATCTTCGGCGAAGACGTCGCGAACGCCACCGCCCGTGAATTGGAGTTCGTCCCCACGGAGCGACCGACATGAGCAAGGGTTACCGCGCCCGCGGCATCCGCCTTCGAAACGCGGCCGGCATGCTCCCCGTCAAGCGGCGGAAAACGCGCGTAAAGTAGCTTTGATCGGTGAATCCGCAGTCGAATGCCACCTTGCCAATCGGGGCGCCGGCGACGAGGAGGCGGCAAGCCCGCTGGATGCGATGGAACTGCACGTCCTCGCCCACGGAGCGTCCGCGGAATGCCCTGTACGTCTCGATGGAGAAGGCGTCGTAGACAATCGACCTACCGCCGCTTCGTTCTTCGTAGTCGCCGTCGACCAGGAGTGAAAAATAGGGCCGCTCGTGCGCATGCTCGGCGAGCGCTCGCCCGCATCGATGCCGAATGACACTCAGCAAGGCCCCGGCCATCGTGACGCGTCGCTCGGTCTATCCATGGAACACGCCCGCTGGGAGCGTGGTGATCGAGTGCGTTGCAGACGGGAAGGTCGTCGCCATACTTACGCGAGAACATGGCTCCGTTCCGGGCGCGGCGCGAAGGTGCCATCGGTGTCCACTCGAGTGGACAGGTGAGCACGTGAGGGGACACGGTGGTGCGCGAAAAGGCTAAAAATGCCCGCGATCCTGCTCCATGGGCCGTGGTGTGACTCGTGCTGAAGGGGGACCGGCGCGTCGTCGCGCCAAGGAGATATCCCCTATGAAATACACATTTTTCGGCCCGCTCCTCGTCGTGGCCGCGTGCAGCACGGCGTTGTATGCGTGCGCCAGTTCCGATGCGGGCGAACCGACCCCGCAAACCACCGAGAAGGCCCTGACACTGACGGGGCATACGCCCACGCTCCTCGAAGGAACGTTCGTGGACGCGAATGCGAACTTGAGCTTCAAATCCGTGGAGAGCGCCCCGCGCAAGGTGGACTTGACGGTGCGCGCGGGCGCGACGGAGCTTCGGTTCCATCTCGATTTCGCTCGAGGTGAGGGCGACTTCGATGCTCACTCGGGCCGGCTCGATGCGGAGCAAATTGCGGCGATGCCGCGGGTCATCGATGCGCTCTCCAAGGAGTTGCCCGATGAAAATACCCTCGCCGCCGACGCGCTCGGGCGAACACTGAACTTGCTCGGGGCGGCCCCCGCGTCGGAGACGCTTCGCACGTTCAAGTTCGTTTCCGAAAATGGGTGGGCCCACCTGCCCTGTAGCTGCGGCGTGCGAAGCATCGGCGGCGGTCGCAGGGCCCGCGTGGGCAAGGGCGAGACGTGCGGCAGCCAACCCGCACCACACTGCCCTGGCCGTTGCGGGGTGGGATGCGGTCCCGACAACCTCGTCGCGCGTTGGGGCTCGGGCGTCTACACGGTGGATTGCGCTCGACACGATTACGGAATCGGCACCTGGGAAGCCGCGTTCGACGATTACTCGTTCGCTCCGAAAAATTGCCCGTGAGTTCCATGGCGCAGGAAGGGGAGCTTGCGCCGCTCATCGTCGGGGGCGCGCCGGATGCCCATCACGATGCCGTGGTGGCGCTCGCCGCGCTCCCCGTGGAGTACGGCGAGCGCCCCCAGGCCATGTGCACCGCTACGCTCATTGCCCCGCGTGTCGCGCTCACCGCCGCCCATTGCGTGGCCCATGTCGATGCGGATGGAGTCGAGGTCGTGCTGGGCGGCGACGTCTCCGCCCCCGACGCGCGGCATATCCGAATTACGGAGATCGTGCGGCATCCAAAGTGGGATTCACCGTCGCACGACTTGGCCCTCGTGCAGCTCGGCGACGATGCAGGCATCACACCCATCGCGCTCATCGACGCGCCGGGCGCGGCCTCGCTCCAAGGTCAAGCGGTGACCCTCGTCGGCTATGGACGCGACGACCGTGGTCAGGGCGGCGTACGACACGCGGGCACCGCACGCGTGGTGGAAACCCTGGAGAAGCACATTCGCATCCGGCGAGAGCCCGCGCTGAGCTGCGCCGGCGACTCGGGCGGCCCGGCCTTGGCCATCGCCGACGGCCATGCGCAGGTGGCGGGGGTGGCCTCTTACGGCGATCCGAGTTGCGCGGAGTTTGCCACCTATGCGCGGCTGGACATCGAGCTCGCGGAATTCGTTCTTCCGGTCCTCGCGCAGCTCCAAAGCGCGCACGCACCGCCCTCCGCGGGCTGCGCCTCCACGCCCCACGTACCCGCCGCGTCGATCGGGCTCGCGCTGACCATCCCGCTCGCCCTTCTTTGCCGCCGGTTCACACGCGCCGTTTCCACGTACGAAACGACAAGGGCACGGCAAAGAGCGAGCCGACGGCGGCGATGATGAACAGCGAGCTCAATCCTCGTGCCATGGTCTGCCCACGTTCGAGTCCCATTTCCAACCACGCCGTGCCAAGGCCGCTGAAGAGCGCGGTCGCGAGGGATTGCACGATTTGCAATGCGCCGGCCACGACGCTCTTGTCGTCTTCGTCGGCCCGAGCGAGTGCGCCACTCACCACCGCATTGAGGGAAAGGCCGGTGCCGAATCCTCCGATGGCCCAGCCGAGAACTCCGAGAAACACGGGCACCTCGGTCAGCGTGCATGCGGCGCCGATGCCGCTCACGCCGACGAACAGCAAAAGGGCCCCCGCGATGGCGTTTCGGCGTTGCGCGCGGTCGTTGGAGCCGGTGCGTGCTTGAAGGCTGGAGCCCGCGACCCAGGAAATGGCGCCCACGGAAAGCGAAAGGCCCGCACGCGTCAGGCTCAATCCGCGGACATGGGTGAAGCCGAGGGGGACGAAGGTTTCGCTGCCGAGGTAACCTGCACTGATCAGGAATCGAGCCCACAATGCGGAGGGGGCGCCTTCGGCGAACTTCAATGTTCCTTTTGGCATCACGCGGGCGAAGCCCCATAGGCCCAAGGCGACGCCTGCTGCCGTCAGGACATAACCTACCCACGGTACCTGCCCTTGCGCGGAGAACACGAGGGCGATGCCCAGGGTAAGGGCTGCGCTCTGCACGATGACGTTGTCGCGAAGTCGTGAAGCCGGC
It includes:
- a CDS encoding thiamine pyrophosphate-binding protein, with the translated sequence MNEMFEISAQEVGPPPSRRPSPGPGVPRAPECATDRAEKTRCADRLVDVLERAGVDTIYGVPGGAISPIYDALMDHPGIRVVHARHETSAVFMAIGHTRLRPKALPCVLVTSGPGVTNCVTGLAAAQGEGVPVVVLGGEVPRSKFGRRALQEGSNETIDVVNIVRTVTRSAASVTIPGQAPYQLAMAIDRARSERGPVFLSLPLDVAIAPVPAVQFARPPRPRPKLEGARLEDAAHALRKAERPLLLVGSGARRAAGEVRAMAETLRIPVITSPKAKGIVPESAPYCLGVFGYGGHVSALEHLQQNPPDVVLALGCGLTEPSTNSWSTLLQASRTMIQVDIDPTQFGRNYRADLALEADVEDVVRELRVRLAGRAPWGGPLRGVRYFEPEKLEQDRSPLPPARILRVLQEEMPPSTVYTSDIGEHLLFALHYLQLSLPDQFIASYALGSMGSGICAAIGAKLAAPERNVVAICGDYGFQMYGMDLNTCVQERLGVVFVVMNDDRMRMVEAGVERIYKRTFPMHGPRVNFAEIARAHGAQGFVATTVEELRTAARSIRPSIPTVIDVRVDPTAAFPMNARVQEISNFTSG
- a CDS encoding DoxX family protein, which codes for MMPKFIDSWTSTIMSRSPSWSALPLRLIVGYGFLAHGYAKLVRGPDVFAHLLAALGTPAPAVLAWATIAVELLGGLAVLVGYGIPLASLPMAVVMLVAIFTVHLPYGFSAIKLQSVTAAGAHFGEPGYETNLLYLAALAALVLGGEGPLSIRGWLSGRERSRPDVRVR
- a CDS encoding GntR family transcriptional regulator, coding for MADGTLPQGSQLPPEDSLIARFKVSRTTVRQAIQNLANRGLVEIRRGRGTFVAKSKITQEITHLTGFVEDMQAQGRHPTARVLQKEIVTATKGVAKHLDLAEGARVVRIRRVRLADGIPISLDETYLPHAIGKKILSNDLEREPIFALLEQKYGTPLIEAKYTLEAVVAEASIAKALAIEPKSAIFLIERTVYSSEHRPVDYEKLYYRGDQIRFTTRLARATREG
- a CDS encoding VOC family protein, translated to MTERKPAPLAPYLVVHDGNAALDFYKRAFDATIIDTYPYEGKLGHATLSINGGEIMLSDEFPVEITGVRTPKSLGGTTTTISLAVSDADSWFDRAVAAGAKVLRPLNDEFYGRMGKLVDPYGHCWSIVGPTKT
- a CDS encoding AhpC/TSA family protein, which produces MTLQEQLDDFKTRFENGEFSFKPTRTQLDIMDRATSELIDGKAAVRALEVGELAPSFVLKDTDGRTVRSEDILARGPLVVSFYRGVWCPYSNLDLQALEASRAAIATHGAELVAISPQSPANSRMSQRQNRVGFPILSDPQGEVAVAFKVRFELPDYLVELYKGIGINLPIVNDDSSWALPMPARYVIASDRTIAYAEVSPDYTRRPDPPVLLPVLERLRTASRHRSF
- a CDS encoding DJ-1/PfpI family protein gives rise to the protein MFLSRRSVLAATTTFLPLPFAAACTAPRAHSGSSTTAAPRKLRVGFAISEGFNVMDMAGPWETFQDVVVRDEMACELTTVAGSHALVEGTGGMRVEARWSYADAPQFDVIVVGAQKGGPALHEWLRAQAKGARVIMSVCTGAFQLARAGLLHGRSATTHHDYYDAFEREFTHVKLVRGPRFVDEGSVCSAGGITSGVHLAIHVVARIFGEDVANATARELEFVPTERPT
- a CDS encoding helix-turn-helix domain-containing protein; this encodes MAGALLSVIRHRCGRALAEHAHERPYFSLLVDGDYEERSGGRSIVYDAFSIETYRAFRGRSVGEDVQFHRIQRACRLLVAGAPIGKVAFDCGFTDQSYFTRVFRRLTGSMPAAFRRRMPRAR
- a CDS encoding trypsin-like serine protease, with the translated sequence MAQEGELAPLIVGGAPDAHHDAVVALAALPVEYGERPQAMCTATLIAPRVALTAAHCVAHVDADGVEVVLGGDVSAPDARHIRITEIVRHPKWDSPSHDLALVQLGDDAGITPIALIDAPGAASLQGQAVTLVGYGRDDRGQGGVRHAGTARVVETLEKHIRIRREPALSCAGDSGGPALAIADGHAQVAGVASYGDPSCAEFATYARLDIELAEFVLPVLAQLQSAHAPPSAGCASTPHVPAASIGLALTIPLALLCRRFTRAVSTYETTRARQRASRRRR
- a CDS encoding MFS transporter — its product is MSPSIVSSSSPSRPFSPSHRLLTVGLLCASSAMAFEYMGVGTVMPATAEQLGGMHSYGLAFSTFTLAQIMGSAIIGKGDAQFGTRTLFTAGTLLFLVGCVLGALAPSWWLFLIARSAQGLGAGGISGVCFILVAKQYPESASAAMMAWLSAAWTIPGLIGPTIAGALAERLGWRSVFWAIVPFVAMAWPMAMSSIEPTPAPSTLRAEAPASRLRDNVIVQSAALTLGIALVFSAQGQVPWVGYVLTAAGVALGLWGFARVMPKGTLKFAEGAPSALWARFLISAGYLGSETFVPLGFTHVRGLSLTRAGLSLSVGAISWVAGSSLQARTGSNDRAQRRNAIAGALLLFVGVSGIGAACTLTEVPVFLGVLGWAIGGFGTGLSLNAVVSGALARADEDDKSVVAGALQIVQSLATALFSGLGTAWLEMGLERGQTMARGLSSLFIIAAVGSLFAVPLSFRTWKRRV